The Mauremys mutica isolate MM-2020 ecotype Southern chromosome 1, ASM2049712v1, whole genome shotgun sequence genome has a segment encoding these proteins:
- the LOC123354681 gene encoding cytochrome P450 4F22-like, with amino-acid sequence MCHSPTLAEPQQQPETPERSHGQPGDPVTGRSHNRSVARPSPPGSPISDQGTPPAPACQLHAGLLCCRTPSDYIAAILELSSLVVRHQHRLLLYWDFLYHLMPDGWRFRRACDTVHRFTADVVQRRHQALNRLGREAWLKSKQGKTVDFIDILLLAKDEDGQDLSEEDIAAEADTFMFEGHDTTASGLSWVLYNLACHPEYQERCREEIKDLMRDKESEEIEWEYLSQMPFCTMCIKDSLRLHPPVTAVSRRCTEDIKLPDGRVLPKGNVCLISIYGTHHNPAVWPEPQVYNPHRFDPENSKNKPPLAFMPFSAGPRNCIGQNFAMAEMKVVLALTLLRFAVRLDESRPVRRKPELILRSENGLWLHLEPLGPSHESRPPAMYS; translated from the exons ATGTGTCACAGTCCCACACTggctgagccacagcagcagccagagacacCCGAGAGATCCCATGGCCAGCCTGGAGATCCCGTGACTGGGAGATCACACAATCGCTCTGTTGCAAGGCCCAGCCCCCCGGGATCCCCCATCTCTGATCAGGgcacgccccccgccccagcctgtcAGTTACATGCTGGCCTGTTGTGTTGCAGGACGCCCAGTGACTACATCGCGGCCATCCTGGAGCTCAGCTCCCTGGTGGTGCGACACCAGCACCGCCTGCTCCTGTACTGGGACTTCCTGTACCACCTGATGCCCGACGGGTGGCGCTTCCGGCGCGCCTGCGACACCGTGCACCGCTTCACAGCCGACGTGGTGCAGCGGCGCCACCAGGCCCTGAACCGCCTGGGCAGGGAGGCCTGGCTCAAATCCAAGCAGGGCAAGACGGTGGACTTCATAGACATCCTGCTCCTGGCCAAG GATGAGGACGGCCAGGACCTGTCAGAGGAGGACATCGCAGCCGAGGCCGACACCTTCATGTTTGAGG GCCACGACACCACAGCCAGTGGCCTCTCCTGGGTGCTGTATAACCTGGCCTGTCACCCTGAGTACCAGGAGCGCTGCCGCGAGGAGATCAAGGACTTAATGCGGGACAAGGAGTCAGAGGAGATTGAATG GGAGTACCTGTCCCAGATGCCCTTCTGCACCATGTGCATCAAGGACAGTCTGCGCCTGCACCCACCCGTCACGGCCGTGTCCCGGCGCTGCACCGAGGACATCAAACTGCCCGACGGACGTGTCCTACCCAAAG GGAACGTCTGTCTGATCAGTATCTACGGGACACATCACAATCCTGCTGTCTGGCCGGAGCCCCAG GTCTATAACCCGCACCGCTTCGACCCAGAGAACTCCAAGAACAAGCCCCCACTGGCCTTCATGCCCTTCTCTGCTGGACCGAG GAACTGCATCGGGCAGAACTTCGCCATGGCAGAGATGAAGGTGGTGCTGGCGCTGACGCTGCTGCGCTTCGCCGTGCGGCTGGATGAGAGCAGGCCTGTGCGCCGCAAGCCCGAGCTGATCCTGCGCAGCGAGAACGGGCTGTGGCTGCACCTGGAGCCGCTGGGGCCCAGCCATGAGAGCCGGCCCCCCGCAATGTACTCCTAG